The following proteins are co-located in the Clostridiales bacterium genome:
- a CDS encoding HAMP domain-containing histidine kinase — translation MDIKLKNFSTGKTMKRIAFFLCVLFFLGSLTGFAYIYRAVDHTDYGSGIDDVLLYSSYEKSAAFHRNFDEKTNRILYILSEYKGEDYINSGGTITQERLDDAMQSLFYEGAYHQSTYYNGSRETTTITIDGSVVGSNFADRYGDYYAPGVKERFQRDYPDKVGEVKQVLIQEDLQAYYMERRDLDNIQGFTYFATDGQNEITNLPGRKPSVSIVASEKKLSVPTREVETENEPADVQEAAAGEASATNPIQNADWLRVTDSSQNQGEDGQKGLKESDLVKFTDQSAYMIYREGSVMKNPPAPEGFNGSLKNFDKELEKQLDRYYNDELQVCIAYDESFLAAKSAEFTEAKAEILQWVPMTLLCMLASLILLIYLLIFTGERDEEGNLRLSRIDRIFTELQMIAIGILFFGGGAIFFGLLMNTVNYGVAYNDMRYFYSGPLYLNTLLAVVVGFVSASLGLCFILSVVRNVKTGRFLNNSIIWIAALALWKGLKAIYAGSSLMRKVVLITLAVCLVSATVIGAPLVAALILVFAPKWVKKFEAVKNGVREVKNGNLSYKIPAQGDTVLDDLARDINEISRASEVAIQNELKNQRLKTDLISNVSHDLKTPLTSIITYIDLLKKEGFDHPDADKYLDVLDQKSMRLKKLTEDLFEAAKASSGAIPVRFEKVDLLSLINQGLGEMGDRIEASGLEFRINAADERYYVRADGQLLWRVLENLLGNVLKYAQKGSRVYLDLMVREGGRGQNPATILEMKNISKEELNIDADELMERFKRGDESRATEGSGLGLAIAKDLVRLQNGRFDIKIDGDLFKAVVMLEPWTSEMTEEL, via the coding sequence GCGTTTCATAGAAATTTTGATGAGAAGACCAATCGCATCCTCTATATCCTGAGTGAATACAAAGGAGAGGATTATATTAATAGCGGCGGTACCATCACGCAGGAGCGACTGGATGATGCCATGCAGTCACTTTTTTATGAGGGAGCTTATCATCAATCAACCTATTATAACGGTTCGAGAGAGACAACCACAATAACGATAGATGGTTCTGTTGTGGGGTCGAACTTTGCGGATCGGTATGGAGACTACTATGCTCCCGGTGTGAAAGAAAGATTTCAGAGGGATTATCCGGATAAAGTCGGAGAAGTCAAGCAGGTGCTAATTCAGGAGGATCTACAGGCCTATTACATGGAACGACGGGATCTGGACAACATACAGGGATTTACTTATTTTGCAACGGACGGACAGAACGAGATTACAAATCTACCGGGTAGAAAACCGTCGGTTAGCATCGTCGCTTCAGAAAAAAAACTGAGCGTACCCACAAGGGAAGTGGAGACTGAAAACGAACCAGCCGATGTTCAAGAAGCGGCGGCAGGAGAAGCATCTGCAACCAATCCCATTCAAAATGCAGATTGGCTTAGAGTAACAGACAGCTCGCAAAATCAAGGGGAAGACGGGCAAAAAGGCTTGAAAGAATCCGATCTGGTGAAATTTACCGATCAATCAGCATACATGATTTATCGGGAGGGCAGCGTCATGAAAAATCCGCCCGCACCCGAAGGATTCAATGGTTCCTTGAAGAATTTTGACAAGGAATTGGAAAAGCAACTGGATCGGTATTACAATGACGAACTTCAGGTCTGCATTGCGTACGACGAGAGTTTTCTCGCGGCAAAGTCGGCAGAGTTTACCGAAGCGAAAGCGGAAATCCTGCAGTGGGTTCCCATGACCCTTTTGTGTATGCTCGCTTCCTTGATCCTGCTCATCTATCTGCTGATCTTCACCGGAGAACGGGATGAGGAGGGCAATCTGCGGCTTAGCCGGATCGACAGGATCTTTACAGAGCTTCAAATGATTGCAATCGGAATCCTCTTCTTTGGAGGTGGGGCAATATTCTTTGGGCTGCTGATGAATACGGTCAACTACGGTGTGGCTTACAACGATATGAGGTATTTTTACAGTGGGCCTTTATATCTGAATACGCTTCTGGCTGTCGTAGTAGGATTTGTTTCTGCCAGCCTTGGATTGTGCTTTATTCTATCCGTTGTGAGAAATGTGAAGACTGGCAGATTCCTAAACAATTCGATCATTTGGATCGCGGCTTTAGCGCTGTGGAAAGGGCTGAAAGCGATTTATGCGGGGAGCAGTCTGATGCGAAAGGTCGTTTTGATTACCCTTGCAGTATGCCTGGTTTCGGCAACGGTAATTGGTGCACCTCTTGTGGCTGCATTGATTCTGGTCTTTGCACCCAAATGGGTCAAGAAGTTTGAAGCGGTGAAAAACGGCGTTCGTGAAGTGAAAAACGGCAATCTCTCCTATAAGATTCCTGCCCAAGGAGATACTGTTTTGGATGATCTGGCTAGAGATATCAATGAAATCTCCAGAGCATCGGAAGTTGCGATCCAAAATGAGCTTAAGAATCAGAGGCTGAAAACGGATTTGATTTCCAATGTATCCCATGACTTAAAGACCCCGCTGACGTCAATCATCACCTATATTGATCTTCTGAAAAAAGAGGGTTTTGACCACCCGGATGCAGACAAATACCTGGATGTCTTGGATCAAAAGAGTATGCGGCTGAAAAAGCTGACAGAAGATCTCTTTGAAGCAGCAAAAGCATCCAGTGGCGCAATACCGGTCCGTTTTGAGAAAGTTGACCTGCTTTCTCTGATCAATCAAGGTCTGGGTGAGATGGGAGATCGGATCGAAGCGTCGGGGCTGGAATTTCGAATCAACGCCGCCGATGAAAGGTATTACGTCAGAGCAGACGGGCAGCTTCTCTGGAGAGTGTTAGAAAATCTCCTTGGCAATGTGCTCAAATACGCGCAGAAAGGTTCCAGGGTTTATCTGGATCTTATGGTGAGGGAAGGCGGAAGAGGACAGAACCCTGCAACGATTCTGGAGATGAAAAATATTTCCAAGGAGGAGCTGAATATCGATGCTGACGAATTAATGGAACGCTTCAAACGTGGAGATGAATCCCGCGCAACAGAGGGGAGCGGGCTGGGTCTTGCCATTGCCAAGGATCTTGTACGCCTTCAAAACGGGCGATTTGACATCAAGATCGACGGTGATTTGTTCAAAGCCGTTGTGATGCTGGAACCATGGACATCGGAAATGACTGAAGAGTTGTAA
- a CDS encoding alpha/beta fold hydrolase: MKNQGDHMMGEELMERSAKDTGILIFHGFGGETEDVRLLAESLAACGYTVEAPLLPGHGTTRRDLADTTYFDWITSAEQAYIRISAKSNRIIAVGFSMGGLLTANLWNYGFAGIITVNTPVYYWNLKNIIKNLLSDFRGYLGKYLNAANCSPIASLVEFQKLLFLTKPMFANITSRALIIQAMDDDTVHHRSADYIYGKLCGEKSLYRVADGGHMLFRSQRGPEICGVIESFVQKIHTQK, encoded by the coding sequence ATGAAGAATCAGGGGGATCATATGATGGGGGAAGAATTAATGGAACGTTCGGCAAAGGATACAGGCATTCTTATCTTTCATGGATTTGGGGGAGAAACTGAGGATGTAAGATTGCTGGCAGAGTCTCTTGCCGCATGCGGCTATACCGTTGAGGCTCCGCTGCTTCCGGGGCACGGAACTACAAGGAGAGACCTTGCTGATACGACGTATTTTGATTGGATTACATCAGCGGAACAGGCTTATATCAGGATTTCGGCTAAATCAAACCGGATTATTGCGGTAGGATTCTCCATGGGAGGGTTGCTCACTGCAAATCTTTGGAATTATGGTTTTGCCGGGATCATAACAGTGAATACGCCGGTGTATTATTGGAATCTGAAAAATATCATCAAGAATCTCCTGTCTGACTTTCGTGGATATCTTGGTAAATATTTGAATGCGGCAAACTGCAGTCCGATTGCTTCTCTTGTGGAATTCCAGAAATTATTGTTCCTTACAAAGCCGATGTTTGCGAATATAACCAGTAGGGCGCTAATTATTCAGGCCATGGACGATGATACCGTCCATCATAGAAGTGCCGATTACATCTACGGGAAATTGTGCGGAGAAAAATCTTTGTATCGCGTGGCTGATGGCGGTCATATGCTGTTTCGCAGTCAGAGAGGTCCAGAGATCTGCGGCGTGATTGAAAGCTTCGTTCAAAAAATTCATACACAAAAGTAA
- a CDS encoding rubredoxin — translation MAQYECKLCGYIYDEEAGCDEQGVAPGTKWTDVPDDFECPLCGAGKDDFELK, via the coding sequence ATGGCACAATATGAATGCAAGCTCTGCGGATACATTTACGATGAGGAAGCTGGCTGTGATGAACAGGGCGTAGCTCCCGGAACAAAATGGACTGATGTACCGGACGACTTTGAGTGTCCGTTATGCGGCGCAGGTAAAGATGATTTTGAATTAAAATAA
- a CDS encoding helix-turn-helix domain-containing protein, whose amino-acid sequence MNRNEFIKKADDKLKLVRTEYGYNQEKMADILGLSKKTLVQIEKGRSSLGWTGAVALCTIFRRSEVLAGTLGGEATDIILALAFEDLEPDYPKTLGGKIWWKTLEESDAFKLQQNIISQHYRILDQNDRRICASFDREMLNGRLEKLRQR is encoded by the coding sequence ATGAATCGAAATGAGTTTATTAAAAAGGCTGATGACAAGCTGAAGCTAGTACGAACTGAGTATGGATATAATCAGGAAAAAATGGCGGATATTCTGGGATTGTCAAAGAAAACACTCGTGCAAATCGAAAAGGGGCGGTCCTCACTAGGGTGGACCGGTGCGGTTGCACTGTGTACGATCTTTCGAAGAAGCGAGGTTCTGGCGGGAACCCTAGGCGGCGAAGCCACCGATATCATCCTTGCACTGGCATTTGAAGATTTGGAACCGGACTATCCCAAAACGCTTGGAGGGAAGATCTGGTGGAAGACCCTTGAGGAATCGGATGCTTTCAAACTTCAGCAGAATATTATCTCACAGCACTATAGAATTCTGGATCAAAATGATAGAAGAATCTGCGCATCCTTTGATCGCGAGATGCTCAATGGCAGATTGGAGAAGCTAAGGCAGCGATAG